ATGTAGGAACCTATATTCTGTgaagaaaaactaaatttacatgtaAATATTAAGTTAATAGTAGGAGATAAGCAGCAGCTTCCAATATAACCATGGAACCAACAGTTGTTTTTTTACCTTTCAGAGTAGTAGCTTTCCTTCGAACTTACTCAATTAGTTTTAGCTAGTGTAATCACAAATAGTATCAAGCAGTATAGTGATAGTTGTTAAGGAAATGTACAGAATTAGTTTTTATAATTTGCTTGTCATTTGTTGCATCCTTGAATGTTCTATTTCTTTATGAGATCTACAAGACACAATAAACTAAACAAAGCTGTTTTCGTTTGTTTATcatttaataatggttcaaatttgttttacatattatattttttatttttttgtggataTTACATGTGTTTTGCTTTTTTATAACAGAATGGTATCACAGTGGCAGTATAGTAGTAATGTTGTTTATGTGTCTGTTGACAAAGTGTCTGGTGAGAGGCAACCTTCACCCCAATTTCAGCATCTGATTTTACAGTATCCATCATTTGATTTAAATTATATttatgacataagaaaaaaaagcaAATAAGGTCAAACACATCATTAATGAATGTCATAGTAAAACTACAATTTTTCTTTAGTGCAACTCTGTCTTCTTGGAGCAAAACTCTTGAATGCATTAAATAATTCTACACTAATAGAAAACATATAATGATATTTATATCTTTAATTCTATTTCCTTTTCAGGTGTGAGCACACAGTTGCTGAAAGAAGACATAACATTCTTCCAGGTATCACAACAGTGGCCACAAGGAACAAAAGGAAGCAATTTTTCTTGCACTCGCTGTCACAACACTTACACTCACCGAAATACTCTATTACGTCACATGCGATTTGAATGTGGTGTAGAGCCACAGTTTGAGTGTCCCATTTGCTACAAAAGGGCAAGGCACAAGTTCCATCTGATTTCCCATATGAGAAGACATACAAGACTATAATTTTCTAGAGAGAGTGTTTTTAATTGTGTAAAATTATTGTATGTTTTCTGGAAATGTTATGAAATGAAACCTAATTAAAAACTTTCACAACAGTATGTTTCAACCAGAATAAACAGATTTTCATTTATCCTGTACTCTTTGACAAACAATACTGAAGATTTAATGAGGTAAGAGAGTCTTGAAGTGAGGTTGATAACATTAAAAATAGAATTCCTTGTAGAACTGATAAATATAATAAAGGATACTCATCCCAAACAATTCCATTTCATGTGTCAATCTGTAAACAGTTAGATCTGAAAATATCTGTACATTTTTCTAATTGTTCAGCTCTGGCAGAGTATTTGTTACATCcttaatgaaataatttcagaattCTAGAgtcaaataatgtttcaaaatCAACACAACCTTTAGCACTTTCCAGTCCAGGATAATTTTATGTGTCAGGAAGAGTGGCTAGTATTCTTAGCATATTATTTTGATGCTGCTGTTGACCTGTCTTTCCTTCTGGGTGGGTAGTAATCAACATCTATGCCTTAtgcttccctccctcctcctcccccctttcttctcctcctctttctccttgatggcaccttctagtaccatggagtggattccctgatgtcttaacacatgactATCCACCTATCTCGTCTTCTACAATATgaagaaaaggacagattgctactcactgtaaatatctacatctacatctacatggatacactgcaaatcatatttaagtgcatggcagagggttcatcaaaccacctccacaataattttctattatttcaatctccaaTGGCGTGCAGAAAAAgcaaacacttacatctttcccttattttagtatgatgattgtttctccctatgtaggttgcatcaacaaaatattttcgcgttccgaggagaaagttggtgatcaaaaTAAAGCAACCAGTTGAGCTGCAGATAGGATCACCAATAAGACTTGTTACACATTACagattttggccaaagccttcttccgaaaagaaaacacacacacacacacacacacatgcgtacaagcaaacacacctcatgcatacatgaccaCTACCACTGGCAGCTCCAAATGGAATGCAGTGAGTAATAATCTATCTttctcctaatattgttgatattccaatctggagtttccactgtttgtctCTTCTTCTAGTTAGTCTTTCCCACATATTCCACCCTTCGTCAATTCTATGgaaaaccttctcatttcttatcttatcagtcactGAGTTTTCATTATCCTTCTGTAACAGCATATTTGAAACACCTTGAGcctcttctttttcagttttctgacAAATTGTGATTTACTTCCCTATAATACTGTGCTTCAGATGTACAGTCTCAGGAATATTTTTCTCAGATTAACACTCATGTTTGAGCAAGTAAACTTCTGTTTGAGGGAGATTCTGTCTTTATCTGTGGTAGTCTGCTTCTTGTATAATCCTTGATTTGTCCATCACTTATCATTTTTTTCAAAGGCGCAGAATTCCTTCAATTAGCCTGCTATGTAGTtctccaattcccccccccccccccccccttttcctagtGTTAAGTTTATTTATCTGTTTCTTGCCACATTTGTCTGTCTTTGGTTTATTCTCTTCCCACATTCTGCACTCAGTAGACTGTTCTTATcactgaatcttatcactgataataCTGAAATATATAACACAGTTCTGTTATAAGACCAAAGGAATTTGAAAGGTTAGATCAGCTATAAGATTAAGGACAGTAGCCTGCTAATGGCTCCCCTCTAGCTGGTATAGACACAGATACAGTGTGCATGAGCAAGGATACTGGATGACTTGGACTATTAGGATTCTCTGTCAGCTATTGAGAAGGTAAGTCGATCACCTTGTCCTTTTGCTAATGATTTTTTCCTCCAGTGGTGCAAAAAAAGAATGGCCTTTTAATTAGCATATAACTATAAAATCAATTCACAAAAGTGGTGAGACTTGAAGTTAATTGCTTCTAGCCCCATTTTTAAGATGCAAACTTTTTATaacaacattatttaaaaaaaagctagGTGCTTTTATATTCACTTTTTTGGACACTTGTCTATTCCTATCtgtcaaatcaaacaatggaaaatccaggatggaatgtaacaatagtatgaaaaggacagttactcctcaccatatagcagagatgctgagtcgcagaaagccacaatgaaaagactgtcggAAACTGAGCTTTTGTTAAAAATATACAACGCCCGcacatgctcacacacacacacacacacacacacacacacacacacacagacacacacatctgtgtatgtgtgggtgttttgtctgtttttgacaaaggccttattggccgaaagctcattttccaTCAGTCTTTTTATTTTGCCTACCTGCGAAtcagcatctcccctatatggtgagtatTCCTATCTGTACCTTTAATAGCTTGAAGTTTTTGCTGACATTCTTGAATACTCAGTACTGAACTTAATATGCTTGCAGTTGTGCACTAATCATTGTTAGTTCATTCACTGaaccaaattttattattattgtagagAACACAATGGCATCTGCCTACataccatacaaataaaaaaattattaattattgtgtCATTATGAATGCCGAATGTCAGTACATTACTCATATAAAATATCTACAATATTCAAATAAAGTACAGGCTATGTTAATTTTTGCTGAGTTATTACATCCATATTATACGAATtcaaaaataaatatgttaaaagaTAAATATCTTGGCTTCCATTAAAAATTTATCAACTTTATAAAGACTCAGTTCTAACAGAAATTCCTTGGTTTTTCTTACGAATTTTTCATTACGTAGCACCCATATACAATGAGGTATGAAACTGAAGAGCGTTACTGATTTTTTTGTAAAGTACTTCTGTGTTGTTTTTATACTTACAGTGGAATGAAAGCAGGTCATGATTATTTCTGATACTGTGTTTACGGTGCCTATCATGTTGCTGGTATCTACAATAGATGTTACTGATGTGCATAACACATTGCAAGATGAACTGTGTAATGATGGCAGAACCATaatctttaattttctgaaactaGATCTATAATGAGCTGTGGGTGCCATGCTGCATATTATCTTCACTGTTTTCTTCTGTAATTGAAATAATTTGGTTGCATTTTTTTAATACCAGTGAAATACCAAATTGTAACATACAGTTAGCTGTAAACTTACATTGTGTTCAACTAGTGCATACACAAGAGCCTATGGGCACATGAAAAGAGGAGGAGACATAAACACCACTAATGATGATAgaggtgaaacatgtttggttgaAAACAATAATTATATCTTTTTATTTACCATATGGTTTTACCAGTACAAAAAAGTGTCTACAATAAAATGGAAATATTCAAATGTGACAGCTAGTCCAAAGTGCTGAGAGTCACTTTGTGTAGACTCCTCAGATCACCTCAAATACAAACCACTTATAAACATCGGTTGCAAAAGATATTTATTCTAGTCTACATGATAAACACAGTCGAAGTAGCAAAGGAGaaagaatggctgcaaatattaacaattaaataTGGTTTCACAAAACAATCAGTGCATCACACAACCCAGTTCTTGACAAACATAAATTATTTCCCTGGGACATTGGAGTAAACCGTGACATCTGCTGAAGGCACAAATATATTGATGACATTTCTGAACACATCCATAGCAATAAACATGTACAGTAATGATTGGTCACTAATAATATATCTTGGGTGTTCCATAGAAATGTTGTACTGAATGAAAACTCTTTACTACACATTTTGGGCATGGCCCATCATCAGACACTCTGTTTTATGGATCTCCCAAAATCTGTTATAAGCAATCAGTCAGCATTGTAGATGTTTTCTGGATTAATAATATTGCTCGCATACTTTATGCGTGACTTCAAACTGCAATTGCAATACCATCATACCAGACACAGTCAGAAGAATAACAGAACAGGCTTAAAACAGTTCACAGTAAACAGCTTAGACTTTATTCTTTCAAATATTGATATTATTTATGATTTCtgccacagtgtataaaagaactcATCCCAGCCAGTACACCTCCCCTGACccgaggttctgggtgacttttccaaactctgccTCTTTTCCTAAACCACTCCAGTCCTTTTTGTTCACCCCTTTTTTTGCCCCTTCAACGCTTCTTctggaagaaggagccattggctctgaaagcttgcatacctAAAACCTTTTTTAATATATGCGTTCTCCTACCgcccttggtgagtagattttttatctatccaattacagatATACAATGTATAAAAGGGTCACTGCTCATGATATGAATCAGTTCCAGCAAGATTAGCTAACAATGTTGTCACCAGCAGTGGTAGCCAGATGGGCTATGGAAATGTTGTGTTTAAATGGCTGTATGATACAGCTGCAGAACCAACAGTAATCTCATCGGTTAATATGATGGGGAAGTCTACATTGTCAGTGCTTCAAATTGTCTTTGCTTTGGTCTGGAATTTTGAATTTCTTGAACATAATGCACTGTTTTTGCATTTTTATGACATGTTGAAGACTGTTACTGTACTGCTGGTCCTTTACGACACTGATTACTGTTAGTCTTTTGTGTTAAATAAAACTCTTTGCTCATGATAAATGATACTCTGGTCGCAAATTTTAGCTATCCTTTCTCTCAGCTTCTACCTTAAATGACCCTGACTCATTGTAAACCCACTTAACATTACATGACTTTGTAACATGTTTGATAACTACTTATCTCTCATTACAAGTAAATTAATAGTGTGGTAAAGTAAAAAAAAGAGGACAATTCGATAATCATAATATCTTTGTTGACGTGAACACACTAATCAAGGATCAAAACTCCAGTATGTATGTTTATAGTTGCCTAGAGTATACTAAAGAAAACATGTGTAATTTTGACATTATGATGACAATACATCACCATAATACATGTAATGGACATACAGCTGACATAGCTGACAAACCATAGGCAAGACTAGCAAAGGCTAACAACATAATAAATATCTTGGTCTTAACATATTTTAACAAACTACCTGGAAATGCCCACTTAGTGCCTTTGAGTAAATTCAAAAACATAGTAACAAAAAGGGTAAATGGTAAAGCATTTTATATAGTGAAGGAATCTCATGAATGTGTAACAGATGACTTAGAATTCTGATTCTGAAGTACctatataaaataataattgtaatattttataaaattattaatgtGATACATTGATTCATCATGGCATacaatattaaatacataaacaaaggtAAGCTTCTATAGCAGTATGCATTAAAAAAGTAAAAAGCTAGGCATAAtgtattaaatttgaaaacaaatgtaagcttctataacaatgtacattacaaagGTGATAAGCTAGGTTAACACTTTCTAGTAACATAATTACAACTTAATTAGGCAAGGTGCCACGTAAGAATGCTGTTAAAAACTAACTACAGATGTATATAAACTTTATGACACAGATTGCATGTAAACATATTTAAAGGTGAATCAGTATTCTATTCTATCGGTATTACCAGACATAACAAAGATGATAGCCGAATAGGCCCATAACTGGTTCACAGCAGTCTTAAGATCACAGAGACTCATATTGGGCAATTTAAGTGAGCAAAAATGATCTGCTAGCATCAAAAGCAGACATTAATGGTCGTACACTAATAGAAACACTGCATAAAATTTCTTGGGCACCAAACAAATAACAATACACAGACAAAATAACCAAGGAACTCAGTTCATCATGTTTTGCTCTTAGAAGCAgtagttcttttcttttttcctaaatACGAGCGTTCCTTctgattttttaggttagatttaGCAGACTTATGCATAACTTGTATTATACATCATAGTTTATTGTTACTGTAGTGTACAGATTAAACTTCTCTTTTGACTTGTTACACTTCTGCTTCTTCATAGGAACAGTGTAACACAATGAACAAAGAAGGCCTGTGCCTATCATAACAATGTTTGGGtgtgacattttttttatgttcgtAAAGTGACATCCtcgtctagcattacttttcctgatCAGTAGTAGTCGATGCCAgaaaaattttttgaattttgaatAGGTCAATATTATCTAAGCTCCTTTTCTgaaaagtttcatataattttaaacacaatatgttatatttcaagctaaaatttatgaaaaatagctactttatttttgttgctacAATCAATATgcgctagctctgaatgtacagatacaatcatttgaaattattaaatatttgacacacttttctggattcatttataaaataataatctaaactactagaaattatagaaattcatttgtcaagaaaatgggacaagctctgggtctcaggtataaagagcatattcctactagaagcggtgacggtactaagggttctacttatgcggaacaccttgtgcaaacggctcatgtGCCGAGtcctccagttaatatcgagttacttcatgccgaggttaagggcttaaaactggatgttttggaagaaatgcagatctttaagcatctgcaacatgctaaagacaatatccttaacgaccaactcctactaagaaacagaaaatttttgaaggtttcacacctttaatttgttcttcatacttgtaaatctgatgatctgtggATTTTCACATGCGTGTGCTGATTGGCGAGTGCAGTTGGTCAGGCCGTTCATCTTCCTTCTTTTTATCATCATTTTCCTTTtatgatgaaggtgattttagcccgttgaacacctcacgttttatccctatatctttatcaCCACGACATCTTCAGATTACGTCCCCTCAGCtccttctgtaacaagtgatgttagttATGCCATGGAATCTATTCATTGCATTCAATTTTTACCTGAAAATGTGactaaccaaagtaatgctatgatacctgtaaaattaataaaaccttatgaagacagtgtggatgtagcatttgatgaaactgaaagtgatcttttgcatgaagtgtctgacaacagagagaatgtttcagattttgggtgtccttacattaaaattaagattgatcagtgggaaggtaactgattgatacaggtagcctgatttgtggtacatctgaacaatttagagacaagatcaagTAAAGTAAGAATTTTATGGAAATGTCCATTGCCTGTGTAAAGATAAGAAgagctactggtaagcaaagcaaattggtaaaaaCTCAGGTACTGTTAACTTTTAATGTAGAAGAAAAGACCTTTATACACTGATGCACAGTGACCCacagtctggaagaaaatatacactatATCTCCAGGTTCATACACTTATATAATTCAGTTTTGTTTGTCAGGAATGTAGTATATAAGATCACGTGATTTCTGAAATTCTGTATTAtgtattgactgagtttaaatctatgccACACTATATTTGCAGATTTCATACAACTATATAATTCTGTTTTGTATTAggtttgtgctttagaatttgatacatatatgccatgtgactaaatgagtagatccttttacaattttgaaaagGGACAATGTCGTTTAACATCTAGTACTAAATTTTCTTAACTCAAAGTAttagtgttaaatattattattattcctatgtGCTCTGCAGAGAACTATTTTGGGTAAAGTCACGGGTATTGCGGTAAACTAAGTTAAGACTTGTTTTATTCATATGTACCataaaaattaggaatagtatcttagtATATCTGTGTATATCACCTTactagttcattttttcattgcatttagctctgTTTATTAAAGTTTCATGTGTGAACAGTTTTTAAACCATTCTTACATAAACCCTGTATACTTATTTTTTCAATATAGATAGGCAAAACATATGCCATGTGATGCCAGGGGGGTATTGAGCAGCatacttagtacacaaaacaatgtttcagaattTGATATGAAAGTTAGACAGGAAGTAACCTATCATTGGAGTgtgtgatgagaaatctagggaggaaactgaaaaatGTGGGTGGATCCACTCCCACACTCCTGTATGGGTACACCTTTGCTAGTCCAGTTGACTTACAAGAGATCATAcatgctgggtaatgtactcaagcatctgtcaattacatcagtgttgtgactgaaatttgtaaattgcTAGCCAAGAAATTACCCTATATGAAGAATTCATGCAACTATTTGTTTAGAAAAATCATCACCGCTATGGACAGCGTTATTCCACATAAAAATATGTTTTTCGAGCAGGGGGACtaacttcccaatacattatgtaactttaaataatgCTGTGAAAGGTTGATGTTCTGTGACTGGTGATCTGGTATGTGAACTTAAAAAGTTCAAGAGTGCATTCTATGAATTGAGTTGTAAATAATGCTCAGAATCTGATAAAATTAAGCACTATTAGGTTAGCAGCCatacatttcaatgaattttcttatttcaacacTCAGTGTgcatttttttatcaattgtaaatgaatcttctaggcctCTATGTACATAAGTTAATCTGTATGAGAAAttggcaaatagtgtggaagacatttatgaGTATAGACTGTATAACAAGATGCATACATTCctgatttcacacactgattttggtcctcaagctactTGATTATGTtatcattcaaagctatttatgtCTCTGATTACCTGAAATTATTCTGAGTACTGCATTATTGCATCACATTGGAATTTTTGTTGTGAGCAAACTCatacttaactctgttttgggtaccctTGGTCATTGTGACTGTGTGTGTACATACTCAAGGAGAGTGTGCAAATATAGATTGAGGCTAGATGGTTCCTACAGTTACTCTTTACATATGACTGAACTTATTGATGTatgatgttgttgtttgttgttgttgtggtcttcagtcctgagactggtttgatgcagttctccatgctactctatcctgtgcaagcttcttcatctcccagtatctactgcaacctacatccttctgaatctgcttagtgtattcatctcttggtctccctctacgatttttaccctccatgctaccctccaatactaaattgctgatccctcgatgcctcagaacatgtcctaccaactgatccttctcctagtcaagttgtgccacaaactcctcttctcctcaattctattcaatacatcctcattagttatgtgatctacccatctaatcttcagcattcttctgtagcaccacatttcgaaagtttctattctcttcttgtccaaactatttatcgtccatgtttcacttccatacatggctacactccatacaaatacagggctattacaaatgattgaagcgatttcataaattcactgtagctccatttattgacgtatggtcacgacacactatagatacatagaaaaactcataaagtgttgttcgactgaagccgcacttcaggtttctgccgccagagtgctcgagagcacagtgagagaaaatggtgacaggagccgagaaagcgtatgtcgtgcttgaaatgcactcacatcagtcagtcataacagtgcaacgacacttcaggatgaagttcaacaaagatccaccaactgctaactcctttcggcgatggtatgcgcagtttaaagcttctggatgcctccgtaaggggaaatcaacgggtcggcctgcagtgagcaaagaaatggttgaac
This genomic interval from Schistocerca cancellata isolate TAMUIC-IGC-003103 chromosome 3, iqSchCanc2.1, whole genome shotgun sequence contains the following:
- the LOC126176037 gene encoding gastrula zinc finger protein XlCGF8.2DB-like yields the protein MIMGVSTQLLKEDITFFQVSQQWPQGTKGSNFSCTRCHNTYTHRNTLLRHMRFECGVEPQFECPICYKRARHKFHLISHMRRHTRL